The nucleotide window GCTCGCCTCCCATGAGCGCCACCTCGAGCCCCAGCACCCAGTCCCGCGTCACCCCGTACTTGAAGGCCCGAGGGCCCCCTGCGTTGGCGGCCACGTTCCCCCCAAGGCTGCACATCGAGAGGCTGGCCGGATCGGGTGCGTAAAATAGCCCCTGCGCCTCGACCGCATTTTGCAGGTCGCCCAGAATCACCCCGGGTTCCACCACGGCCACCAGATCATCGCCGTCGATCCGCCGAATCGCCTGCATCCGTTCGGTGGACAGCACGATGCCCCCCCGCACGGGCAGCGCGCCGCCGGTTTTGCCGGTGCCCGTGCCGCGGGGCGTGACGGGTACACCGGCCTCGGCCGCCACCCGCAGCACCACGGCCACCTCCTCGGCCGATGCGGCCAAAACGGCGGCGTCGGGCATGTAGCGGCCCAGGAGGGATTCGTCGCGCGCGTAGGTTTCGAGCGCCTCTTCGTCGCGCACCACGCGGCGGGGACCCAGCTCGCGGGTCAGGCGTTCGTAGATGTCCATGCGGATCCTCTAGCGCAAAATACGAACCGCCGCGCCGGGGTAAGGCCCCGAGGCGGCGGTGTCCCGGAGACCTCGTCAGCTCAGGCGGAGAACGAGCTTCCGCAGCCGCAGGTGCTCTTCACGTTCGGATTCTGGAACTTGAAGCCAGCGCCGTGCAGGCCTTCCACGTAGTCGATCTCCGTACCCATGAGGTACATCAGGCTCATCTGGTCACAGATCAACTTCACGCCGTTGGCCTCGAAGTGGTGGTCCATGTCCTGGGCCTGATCGAAGTAGAGATCGTAGGTAAACCCGGAACAACCCCCGCCCACGACCTTCACGCGGAGGGCGTAGCTATCCTCGATGCTCTCCTCGGCGCGGATCTCGCGGACCTTGTCGGCGGCTCCGGCGGTGAGGCTCACGAAGCTGGGCGCGGCCTCATCGGCGGCGGGCGAAACGGAAGGGGTCACGGTTTCAACGCTGGCGGACATCGATGTCTCCTGTAACGCAGTGTGGCGCAGTGGTCGGGGCCCGACCGCTTCCTTGGATGCAGCGGAAGGCCCGGCGCTTCAACAAACTATACTCTACTATATCGGTTTGTCCGGCGCTGAGAAGACCCCCTTGGCACGGCATCGAAAACGGGGAGGCGCGCGTGCCGGTCCGGCGTGCGAGCTACGCCCTGCGGCGAAACCCACGGGGGTGCGCGGCATCCTAGCTGCCACCGGGTCGATTGCGACCTCGGGCACTTCGCGCTAGGAAAGGCGACCCTATGGCCACGTTTACGAGTTTTCTCAAGGACATCAAGAGCCAGATCCGTGAGGTCGACGTCCCCTCCGTTCGGGAGATCGTCGCGGCTCGCGGAAAACCCGGCACCAGCCCCGTCGTCATCGACGTACGGGAAAAGGACGAGTGGCTCGAGGGCTTCATCCCCGGAGCCAAGTGGATCCCGCGCGGCTTCCTGGAGCTGCGCATCGAAGAGCAGGTCCCCGAAAAGTCGAGCGAGGTCATCATCTACTGTGCCGGTGGCACGCGTTCGGCGCTGGCGGCCAAGTCGCTCGAGGCCCTGGGCTACGCCAACGTGTCGTCGATGGCGGGGGGCTTCACCGCCTGGAAGCGGGCAGGGCTCGCTTTCGATCGCCCCTACGTGATGACGCAAGAGCAGGCCATTCGCTATTCGCGCCACACGATGCTTCCCGAGGTGGGCGAGGAGGGGCAGATCAAGCTGCTCAAGGCGAAGGTCCTGGCGATCGGTGCGGGCGCGCTGGGCTCGCCGGTCTCGCTGTACCTCGCCGCGGCGGGCGTAGGCACCTTCGGTATCGTCGACGACGACACGGTCGATTCGTCGAACCTGCAGCGGCAGGTCTTGCATGCCACGGACCGCATTGGCACGCCCAAGGTGGAGTCGGCGGCCAAGACCATCAAGGGGCTCAACCCCGACGTCAAGGTCATCCCGTTTCAGACGCGGCTGTCCTCCGACAACGTGCTCGACATCATCAAGGACTTCGACGTCATCGTGGACGGCGTCGACAACTTCCCCACGCGCTACCTGCTCAACGACGCGGCGCTGAAGCTGGGCAAGCCCGTAATTCACGCCAGCATCTATCGCTTCGAGGGCCAGGTCACGTCGTTCATTCCCGACGAAGGGCCGTGCTACCGCTGCCTCTACCCCGAGCCCCCGCCGCCCGACATGGCACCGTCGTGCCAGGAAGCGGGCGTGCTGGGTGTGCTCCCCGGCGTGGTGGGCGTTTTACAGGCCACCGAGGCGATCAAGATCTTGCTGGGCCTGGGCAAGAACCTGGCCGGACGCCTGATCATGTATGACGCCGTCAACACCAAGTTCCGCGAGATGAAGTTGCGGCGCGATCCGAAGTGCCCCACCTGCGGTGAGGGTGTCGACCGGAGCAAGATCGAACTCATCGACTACGAGCAGTTCTGCGCGGTGTGATCCCTCGTAAGAACACACGAATTCGTGTTATCTACGGGGCCCATGCCGAAGGTCTTCGTCCCCAGAGAAACCCAAGCCGGTGAGACCCGCGTCGCGGCCACCCCCGAAACCGTAAAAGCCTTCGTCAAGGCGGGGCTCGAGGTGGTGGTGGAGGCCGATGCCGGCCGGGCGTCGCACTTGCTCGATCCAACCTACTCCGAGGCCGGCGCGCGGATCACCACCGCGCCGGCCCTCGAGTGGGGGCAAGCCGACCTCGTCTTGAAGGTGGTGGGTCCCACGCCGGAGCAGGCGGCTTCCTTGAAGCCTGGCGCCATCCTCGTGTCCTTCATCGCGCCTCACAAGAACCTAGCCCTCGTCAAGGCCTTGGCGGCTCAGAAGATCAGCACCTTGGCGATGGAGCTCGTGCCGCGCATCACGCGGGCACAGAAGATGGATGCGCTGTCCTCCCAGGCCAGCATTGCAGGCTACAAGGCCGTGCTGGTGGGCGCGAGCCGTCTTGGCAAGTACTTCCCGCTGCTGATGACCGCTGCGGGCACGGTGCAACCCGCGAAGGTGGTCATCATGGGCGCGGGCGTGGCGGGGCTTCAGGCCATTGCAACGGCCAAGCGGCTGGGCGCCGTGATCTGGGTTTCCGACGTGCGCCCCGCCGTCAAGGAGCAGGTGGAATCCCTGGGCGGCAAGTTCATCGACCTGCCGATGGAGGAAAGCGGCGAAGGGCAGGGTGGGTACGCCAAAGAGATGTCCGCCGAGTTCCTGGCCAAGCAGCAGGCGATCATCGCCGAGCACGTGGCCAGCGCCGACGTGGTCATCACCACGGCCCAGATCCCGGGCAAGCCGGCCCCCCGGCTGGTCACGGCGGCCACCGTCGAAAAGATGCGGCCCGGATCGGTGATCGTGGATCTTGCGGCCGAGCAGGGCGGTAACTGCGAGCTGACCGAGCCGGGCGCCGAAGTGGTGAAGCACGAGGTGCTGATCGTGGGCACCACGAACTGGCCCGCGACCATGCCTCTCGACGCCAGCATGCTCTACGCCCGGAACATTCAGGCTTTGGTGCTTCACATCTTGAAGAAGGCCGAGGGCGGCCCCACGCTCACGATCGACGTGGCCGAGGAGGTGACCCGGGGCACCTTGCTCACACATGCCGGTGAGGTCGTGCACGGCCCCACGGCCAAGGCGCTCGAGACCGCCTGACCTCTCGCGCAGCCACGCCATGGCTTGGGAAAGCGGCCCCTCGAGGGGCCCTCGCCCGGGCGCCGGGCCCTCACACGGGCCGCGTGGATTCCTGCCGCCAGTCGCTCGAACGCATGCCGATCACGTTGTAGACGGCCAGCTCTTTTTCTTTCCCCTTCACCTTGAGGGGGGGCAAGCGAATGGCCGCCACACGGTCCATCACCTTGCGATAGGTGTCTTCGGAGACGAGCAGCTGGCCGGCTTTGGCGTTCGAGCACAGGCGGGACGTGGTGTTCACGGCGTCTCCGATGGCGGTGTACTGAAGCGCGCGTGAACTGCCGATCGCGCCCGTGACCACTTCGCCCGTGTTGATGCCAAGGCCGATCTGCACCTCGGGCAGACCTTCGGACACGCGCACGCGGTTCCAGTCCTTGAGCACCTTCAGCATCTCCAGGGCACACTCGATCGCACACAATTCCGCATTCGGCAGGGCCACCGGGGCTCCGAAGAGAGCGATGATCTCGTCACCCACGAACTTGTCGAGCGTTCCCTGGTGGCGGAAGAGCACGTCCACCATGATCTCGAAGTATTCGTTCAACATGCGAACGATCTCTTCGGGCGACGTGGTTTCGCTCATCGAGGTGAATCCGCGGATGTCAGAGAACAGCAGGGTCACTTCGCTGCGCTGCCCACCTTTTTCGAGCTGCAGCCGGCCTTGCACCACCTGCTCCACCAGATTCGGCGAAAGCAGGCGCTGAAACTGAGCGCGGGTGCTGGCCTCGTGCTCGATCTTCTTGGCCAATAAAGAGTTCGAGATCGCGGCGGCGGCTTGCCCTGCGATGCTGCTGAAGATCTGCAGATCCTTTTCGCCAAAGGCGTTGGCCGTGATGAGCGAATCGAGGTGCATGAGGCCCAAGATCTCGCCCTGGTGCAAAAGCGGCACGGTCATGGTCGAGCGGATGCCTTGAATGATGATCGAATGCGCGCCTGAAAACCGGCTGTCCATCGACGCGTCGGAGGAGAGCACCGCGATCTTCTTCGTGAGCACTTCGTTCAGGATGGAAGACGAAAGCGCGATCTGCTCGGTGCGCCCGTCTCGCGTACGCGCGATCCGGGGTGTGGGTGCGCCGTTTTCCAGCAGCAGGATGACGCCCCGATCGGCCGGCAGCAGATCGAAGGCTTTGGTGATGATCTTGTCGAGCAGCACGTCGAGGTTCACCTCGAGGCCGATGGCGCGGCCGAGCTCGTGCGCCATGCGAAGCTTTTCGTAGTCGCGGCGGAGCACCTCGAGGTCCGTGATGCGCACCTCGGGCAGAAACTCCTGGTTTTCTTGTTCGGTGTGGAGCGTCTGCCGGATGAGCGTCTCCTGGGAGTGTTCGATGCGGACCTGCTCCGCGGGCGCGGGGGCCGAGGCCTGGGCCCGGAACACCAGGCGGGCCGCACCCATCGTGATCTCGTCGCCGTCTGCCAAAACGCGCTCTCCCACGCGTTCTTCGGCGTAGAAGGAGCCGTTCAGGCTGCCGAGATCACGGAACAGGAACCGCCCGTCGCTTTGGCGAATCACCTGGGCGTGTTCCTTCGACACGATGCGGTCCAGGATCTGGATGGTGTTGTCCGGGTGGCGCCCGATGGTGGTCACCGGGCCCAGCTCGAAGTCCCGTTCTCCCTCGTTCGCGATGACAATCAGCTTGGGCATCACACGTACGTCGGGGGCAGTGTAACACGTGAGGCGCCGGTCTCGGAGCCGACGGACGTTCGTGGGTTTGCGGGGTTACCAGTCGACCCGGGCCGCGTCCGTTTCCACGAAGATGTGGTTGTCCTGGGGGTACCGTTTGTCCAGGCCGAGCAACACGAAATCAGACGAAAAGCGCAGGTCGAGGGCGACCATCTTGGGGTTCATGTCCACCTTCAGCTGCAGGTTCGGGTCCGCCACCCCGGCCACGCCCAGGGCGCTGCGCAGGCCTTTGAGGAGGGCTTCGGTGTCCTTCGTGAGGCGCTTCTTCTCGTGATTGAGATTCAGGCGGTAGAACTGAACCAGGTACTCCTGCATCGCGCTTTTGGCACGAGACTTCAAGCTCAGCACCGGCCAGTAGCAGATGCCCAGGTAAACGAGGCCTCCGATGAGTGCAAACACGGCGACGGACACCGGGTTGACGAGGGAGGGCTTTTTGTAGTGGACCTGGGCACGGGGCGCGGGGCGTCGCATGGCTCAATCCAGGGCTTCGGACGAGGGGGGGGGCGCGGGCCGGGTGAGCACCTGGCTCAACTGGCTGCGGAGGCAAAAAAGCCCGATCGCCATTTGCACGCCCGTTGCCAGTGCCCAGCCGGTCAAGCTGGCCGCGAACACGGTGGCTTCAGCCTGCGCGCCCGTTCCCGCCGCGTAGGGCCGAAACATGGCCACCATCACCGCCTGTGCGGTGCCAAGCCCCTGCCCGGGAAGAGGAACGGCTGCCACCAGGAACGAGATCGGCAGAAACACGAGCGCCTGAAGCGGTGGCACCTTCACCCCGAAGGCGTAGAGGTAAAGGTAGGCAAAAACCAGCAACGAAAGGATGTGGGGCACCCGGGCGGCCAGCGCCTTGAGGTGCCCGGTGATGCCCGCCGCAAAGAGCACCTCGAACATCTGGCGCTTCGCCAGAAAGCGGGGTTTGGTCACCACGAGCACCACGTAAACCAGGAGGCCTGCGTACCCTGCGAAGGCCAGCCCGCGTGAGGTGGCCAGTGTGGCGGAGGCCGCTGGGGGCACGTTGGTCACGGCCAGCAGACCGGCGGACGACATGAACAACAAAAGCAGCAGGTTCGTGCCCATGATGAGGAGGACCGTGGCCGCGGTCCGGAGGAGCGGAACGGACTTCGTTTTGTGGAGGAAGTAGGCGAAGGCGCCTTGCCCCACGGCATAGTTCACCATCGCCAGAATGTAGGAGGCGCCCCGCACGGTCAGGGCTTCCCGGTAGGTCAGGGGGGCCGCGAACCACGAAAACGTCTTCCACGCCGCGAAGGCATCGGCGGCATAAACCAGGATGACGGCGAGGGCGATGACGGGGATTGTCCAGGGGGCGGCCTGCGCGAGGGCCCGCCCCACGTCAGCCACGGGGATGCGGGTGAAGAGAAAAGCCAGGATGGCGAGCGCCACGACCCAAGCGAGGAGGCGCACGAGGCGGTGTTTCATCGGGGGCGATGTTCGCACAGGGGTGCCGCCTCGTGCCGAAAAGTGTTTCGGGCTGAATCTCCCCCGCCCGCCGCTTGACCGAAGCGAAACTCTCCCCTAATGTTCCGGTCCCGTCGCGGTCGTGGCGGAATTGGTAGACGCGCTAGATTCAGGTTCTAGTGAGGGAAACCTTGTGAGAGTTCGAGTCTCTCCGACCGCACGAAACTCCTCTGAGCACCCGGGGCCAGGTGCCCAGCGGCCCGAGGTCCCCCGGACCAGGGTAGCCAGGCGTCGCGGCCGCGGGCTTACCCGGTTAGCCCGCTTGAAGGTGCGCGCGGTAGTCGCGCATCGCTTGGCTGGTTGACGGCCGATCGAGAAACGACGCCAACTGCGTCACGTCAATGCCCACGAGGTTCAAGCTGGCCTTCACTTCCTGGTACGTGTCGTCGTGCAGGACATGAATGCTGATGATCCCGCGCTGCCAGAACCAGACTTCTTGGCCCCCCAGCTTGCGGTAGATTTCGAGCTTGTTCAAACCGCCGGACGTCCACACCACTTCAATGGCAAGGTCTGGGCGGCTGGTCTGTGGCTTGTCGCCGAACACGTAGCATTCATCCGGCTCCACCCCGCGGCGCTCGTCTTTGTTCTCGAGCGTCCACGAACCCAGAGCCCGAAACTCGATGTTCTTTTCGAGGCACCACACTTCCACGAGACACCCGATGAGTGACTTGATTTCCTCGTGTGTGCGTGAAGGGCTCACGATTTCGATGGTTCCTTCCAGAAACGAGATGCGAGGTGCGGACTTTTCCCCTCGCATTTCGAGGTGCCGCTGATAATCGGCCCACGTCGCGTTGGGCAACAACAACACCGTGTCCTCGATGGAGGGCTCGGTGTGCTCCGCGATTCGCTTCGCAAGTCCCATAGCGTCAATCGTAGCATATCGCTACGAATCGAGCCGCCCGCGGACGTACGCGGTGGTCCCGGGCCCTCTCCCGGCGGCAGGCGGGCACCGCGCCGAACGGCGTCGGCCAGCTTCACTGGAGCGCCTCACCCGACGGCGTGGTGAAGGCGTTCGGGTACGATAGGCTGGGGCGCGCAGTGGTGGAATCGACGGTTCGGAACGGGGTGGAGCACGTGTTCAAACGGTCGTTCGACGACGCGGGACGTTTGGACGTGTTGACGTATCCCGAGGCGCGGCTCGCAGGGCAAAGTGCGGGTCAGGGGGCTACGACGCGCGTGCAATACGTTTACAACGAGATCAATGGGTCTCTGTCGCGGGTGCGGAACGCTGACAACCCCACCCAGGTATTTTGGGAGGCTTTGGCGCGTGACGACTCGAACCGCATCACGTCGGAGCGCTTCGGTCAGCTGGTGGAGACCACGAGGACGTGGAACCAGAGGCGTGGGTGGATCGATGGCATTACGACGAAGTTGGGCAGTTCGATACTGCAGCAGGCCAGCTACGTGCGAACACCGGGTGGCTTCGTGAAGGAGAGGCGGGAGGGTGTGGCGAGCGGTGGGGCCTTTACGGAGACGTTTGGGTACGATGCTCTGAACCGGCTCGAGACGTGGTGCGTGCGCGACGTTTCGGGTGGGAGTGCGAACTGCAGCCAAGCGGCGTTCGGTGTAAAGTACGAGTTCTCAGACAACGGCAATTTGACGGGCCGAAAGACATTCATGAATGGTGCGGCAAACAGTCCGGTTGAGGACATTCGCTACGCGTACCCTTCGGCGGGGGCTCCGCGCCCGCACGCAGTGAGGACGCGGCGATGGGAGGTGGGCAACGGGAGCGACGCGGAGTTTAAGTACGACGGGGCGGGGCGGCAGTGGGAGCGGCCAGGCCAGGTGGTGACGTACAACGCATTTGACCTTCCGGAGAAGATCGTATCGGGAGGAGCGACGACAACGTATCTGTACGATGCGGAGGGAGGTCGGTACGAAAAGAAGACTGTATTTGGTCCCACGTTGACGCGAAGGACGACGTATGTGGGTGGGCTATACGAGGTTCGGCAGGACGTGGGAACGTCCGCGGGGAACAACGAAGAGACGCATGTCTACTACGTCGGGTTGGGGAACACGGTGATCGCTCAGCTGGAGCGACGGAGTTCAGATCTGAGCCGGCTGGAGGTGGAGTATCTGCACAACGACCACCTGGGAACGGTGTCATTTTCGACGAGTGAAGCGGGTGTAATGAGCCCGAAGACGTACACGGATCCGTACGGAAACCGGTTCAACCCGCAGCAGGCGCCTCGACTTGATGGAGCGGCTGTGCCAGGGATTGCTGGGGTCACGCGCGGGTTTACCGGGCACGAGATGGAGGTGGACGACCTGGGGGTGATCAACATGCAGGGGCGAATCTTCGACCCCGTAAATGGGCGATTCAACTCGGCTGACCCGTTGGTACAGGCACCGCAGTACAGCCAAAGCTACAACCGGTACATGTACGTGATGGGGAATCCGGTAGGAGCTACGGATCCTACGGGGTATTCGTCGAGCTACGCTAATCAGCAGATCTACGTTGAACCGCAGTGGGTTTCAGAGATGAGGCTGATCGATGCAAGAGCGCGCGCCGAAGAGGCCTTTTGGATGTCGCAGGGGCCAGCAGGTGCGCATGACATCGATACCTTCAGCCTGGGCATGGAGATGACGGCCTACACCAGCTCCGGTGATAGGGGCACGATGTCTGCGAAGTTTGAACTTGCAAGAATTCACGTTGAGTCCAGCGGCGAGTTCGGGAGGAGCATGGGTGGCTCGTTGGGCAAGACGACGGCCGCAGTCATCGAAAAGGCATTGAAGGAGCAAGCCGCAAGCAACGCCGGCCAGGGGGCCTCGAAGGACAGGAACGGACTGTCAACCGCCGGCGCGATAGCCGACAACGGGGGAGGAAAGAAGAACACGGCAACGGACGCGCCGAGGTATGGAGACAGAGCAGGTGAGAACCCGCACCGAGGAAAGGAGGGGAGTGCAGGTGGCGGGGTATCCGGCAACGCTTACGGGCCCCAAACGACATTTGGTCACAACGGAGCCTACCGTACTACGAAGGACGCCATGGAAGCAGCCCACTCCCTCCTTGAAAAGCAGGGGACAACTAACGCGTTGGGCGAAACACGAGAGTATGGTGTTGCGGTCTTCATCCAGAAGGAGCATCCCGGCTGGTATTTCATTGGGTCTCTGGTTGAGGGCCATAGCGGCGCCTCCGTGGATTGGGATCGAGTAAGTCAGGCAGCACCGCACAACTCGTTCACCGTGACGCTCTCTCATACGCATCCAATCGGTACTGGTTGGAGCCAAGAGGACAGAGATACTCTGAACGACATGGCAAGACGACCCCACCAGGTTCCCCTGGCACCATGGGATGCGCCCGGAACTCTTCGGGGTAGAGCCATTACCCAGGCCGGTTTGGTCCGGTTTCCAGGTGCGTCGCTATTCGTGGATCTTCCGTTTTGACCTGGCGAGCGCACCTAACCTTACCAGCGTATTTGCGCGAATCGATGCAGTTGGAGAACCCGGAGAAACTTATGCCCGACGGACAGATGCTTCCAGCAATCCTTGTACTTGGGGTTGCATGCTCCCTCTCCGCAAGCAGGCCGATCCCAACGAGGGTAGGTGTGCCTTCAAACCTGCGCGGGGAGCGAATGTCTGCGAATTCAAGTCACGAGCTTGATGAGCTGTCCATTTCTGGAGGCGCGTTTCAGCTGCTACGTGTTGTGTATGAGCACCGCGTCAGGGGCGAGGTCGAAGCCAACTTTCCACTCTCCAACTACAGGATTCAGGTGTCTCGGGAGACGCCCGCAGCGCGCTTTGTCCACATTGCCCTTG belongs to Myxococcales bacterium and includes:
- a CDS encoding Uma2 family endonuclease; its protein translation is MGLAKRIAEHTEPSIEDTVLLLPNATWADYQRHLEMRGEKSAPRISFLEGTIEIVSPSRTHEEIKSLIGCLVEVWCLEKNIEFRALGSWTLENKDERRGVEPDECYVFGDKPQTSRPDLAIEVVWTSGGLNKLEIYRKLGGQEVWFWQRGIISIHVLHDDTYQEVKASLNLVGIDVTQLASFLDRPSTSQAMRDYRAHLQAG
- a CDS encoding FHA domain-containing protein encodes the protein MPKLIVIANEGERDFELGPVTTIGRHPDNTIQILDRIVSKEHAQVIRQSDGRFLFRDLGSLNGSFYAEERVGERVLADGDEITMGAARLVFRAQASAPAPAEQVRIEHSQETLIRQTLHTEQENQEFLPEVRITDLEVLRRDYEKLRMAHELGRAIGLEVNLDVLLDKIITKAFDLLPADRGVILLLENGAPTPRIARTRDGRTEQIALSSSILNEVLTKKIAVLSSDASMDSRFSGAHSIIIQGIRSTMTVPLLHQGEILGLMHLDSLITANAFGEKDLQIFSSIAGQAAAAISNSLLAKKIEHEASTRAQFQRLLSPNLVEQVVQGRLQLEKGGQRSEVTLLFSDIRGFTSMSETTSPEEIVRMLNEYFEIMVDVLFRHQGTLDKFVGDEIIALFGAPVALPNAELCAIECALEMLKVLKDWNRVRVSEGLPEVQIGLGINTGEVVTGAIGSSRALQYTAIGDAVNTTSRLCSNAKAGQLLVSEDTYRKVMDRVAAIRLPPLKVKGKEKELAVYNVIGMRSSDWRQESTRPV
- a CDS encoding RHS repeat-associated core domain-containing protein, with the translated sequence MVKAFGYDRLGRAVVESTVRNGVEHVFKRSFDDAGRLDVLTYPEARLAGQSAGQGATTRVQYVYNEINGSLSRVRNADNPTQVFWEALARDDSNRITSERFGQLVETTRTWNQRRGWIDGITTKLGSSILQQASYVRTPGGFVKERREGVASGGAFTETFGYDALNRLETWCVRDVSGGSANCSQAAFGVKYEFSDNGNLTGRKTFMNGAANSPVEDIRYAYPSAGAPRPHAVRTRRWEVGNGSDAEFKYDGAGRQWERPGQVVTYNAFDLPEKIVSGGATTTYLYDAEGGRYEKKTVFGPTLTRRTTYVGGLYEVRQDVGTSAGNNEETHVYYVGLGNTVIAQLERRSSDLSRLEVEYLHNDHLGTVSFSTSEAGVMSPKTYTDPYGNRFNPQQAPRLDGAAVPGIAGVTRGFTGHEMEVDDLGVINMQGRIFDPVNGRFNSADPLVQAPQYSQSYNRYMYVMGNPVGATDPTGYSSSYANQQIYVEPQWVSEMRLIDARARAEEAFWMSQGPAGAHDIDTFSLGMEMTAYTSSGDRGTMSAKFELARIHVESSGEFGRSMGGSLGKTTAAVIEKALKEQAASNAGQGASKDRNGLSTAGAIADNGGGKKNTATDAPRYGDRAGENPHRGKEGSAGGGVSGNAYGPQTTFGHNGAYRTTKDAMEAAHSLLEKQGTTNALGETREYGVAVFIQKEHPGWYFIGSLVEGHSGASVDWDRVSQAAPHNSFTVTLSHTHPIGTGWSQEDRDTLNDMARRPHQVPLAPWDAPGTLRGRAITQAGLVRFPGASLFVDLPF
- a CDS encoding flippase-like domain-containing protein, which translates into the protein MKHRLVRLLAWVVALAILAFLFTRIPVADVGRALAQAAPWTIPVIALAVILVYAADAFAAWKTFSWFAAPLTYREALTVRGASYILAMVNYAVGQGAFAYFLHKTKSVPLLRTAATVLLIMGTNLLLLLFMSSAGLLAVTNVPPAASATLATSRGLAFAGYAGLLVYVVLVVTKPRFLAKRQMFEVLFAAGITGHLKALAARVPHILSLLVFAYLYLYAFGVKVPPLQALVFLPISFLVAAVPLPGQGLGTAQAVMVAMFRPYAAGTGAQAEATVFAASLTGWALATGVQMAIGLFCLRSQLSQVLTRPAPPPSSEALD
- the erpA gene encoding iron-sulfur cluster insertion protein ErpA; the protein is MSASVETVTPSVSPAADEAAPSFVSLTAGAADKVREIRAEESIEDSYALRVKVVGGGCSGFTYDLYFDQAQDMDHHFEANGVKLICDQMSLMYLMGTEIDYVEGLHGAGFKFQNPNVKSTCGCGSSFSA
- a CDS encoding Re/Si-specific NAD(P)(+) transhydrogenase subunit alpha; the protein is MPKVFVPRETQAGETRVAATPETVKAFVKAGLEVVVEADAGRASHLLDPTYSEAGARITTAPALEWGQADLVLKVVGPTPEQAASLKPGAILVSFIAPHKNLALVKALAAQKISTLAMELVPRITRAQKMDALSSQASIAGYKAVLVGASRLGKYFPLLMTAAGTVQPAKVVIMGAGVAGLQAIATAKRLGAVIWVSDVRPAVKEQVESLGGKFIDLPMEESGEGQGGYAKEMSAEFLAKQQAIIAEHVASADVVITTAQIPGKPAPRLVTAATVEKMRPGSVIVDLAAEQGGNCELTEPGAEVVKHEVLIVGTTNWPATMPLDASMLYARNIQALVLHILKKAEGGPTLTIDVAEEVTRGTLLTHAGEVVHGPTAKALETA
- the moeB gene encoding molybdopterin-synthase adenylyltransferase MoeB; translation: MATFTSFLKDIKSQIREVDVPSVREIVAARGKPGTSPVVIDVREKDEWLEGFIPGAKWIPRGFLELRIEEQVPEKSSEVIIYCAGGTRSALAAKSLEALGYANVSSMAGGFTAWKRAGLAFDRPYVMTQEQAIRYSRHTMLPEVGEEGQIKLLKAKVLAIGAGALGSPVSLYLAAAGVGTFGIVDDDTVDSSNLQRQVLHATDRIGTPKVESAAKTIKGLNPDVKVIPFQTRLSSDNVLDIIKDFDVIVDGVDNFPTRYLLNDAALKLGKPVIHASIYRFEGQVTSFIPDEGPCYRCLYPEPPPPDMAPSCQEAGVLGVLPGVVGVLQATEAIKILLGLGKNLAGRLIMYDAVNTKFREMKLRRDPKCPTCGEGVDRSKIELIDYEQFCAV